Below is a window of Paramagnetospirillum magneticum AMB-1 DNA.
GCTGGCGGGCTCGGCCACCGGGCCGCTGGCCCTGCCCAGGCCCCGCCTCACCTGGGCCAAGCCCGGCCGCAATCCGCTGTTCGCCTGGATGGCCGCCATCCTGGCGGTGGGCATGGCGGTGGCCGGCGTGACCGGCATCGCCGCAGACCTGATTCCTCCGCTGGAGGATCTGCATGAGGGTCTGGCCGAGGCTTCGCTCTGGCTGGTACTGGCCCATGCCGCCATCATCGCCTGGATCTTCCAGGGCCGGAGGGTGCGCGAAATGCTGAAGGGCGCCATGCCCGCCCTGCTGGCCATCGCCCTTCTGGCCGCGCCCGCCGCCTTCGCCGCCGATGCCGCCCGCGAGGCCATCAAGGCCGGCTATGCCAAGCAGGCCGGCGCGGGCTTCGCCGGGTTCTCGGCGGAGCGCGGCCGGGCGCTGTTCGAGTCCAGGAACAGTGCCAGCCCCGATTACGCGTCGTGCACCACCTGCCACACCGGCGACCCCACCCGCTATGGTCAGCATGCCAAGACCGGGCGGGCCATCCAGCCGGTGGCGGTCTCGGCCAATCCCAAGCGCTTCACCGATGCGGCCAAGGTGGAGGAGCGGTTCGACCGCGACTGCCAGACCGTGCTGGGCCGCGCCTGCACCGCCACCGAGAAGGGCGACTACATCGCCTATATGGAGAGCAAATGATGAAGCGCATGATCCTGGCGGCGGCCTTGACCCTGGCCGCCCTGCCGGCCCGGGCCGATCAGGTCCGACCGCTGACCGATCCCGAGACGGTCAAGGCCTGCGGCGAATGCCATATGGCCTTCCAGCCCGCCTTCCTGCCGGCCCGCTCCTGGACCAGCATGATGGGCCAGCTTTCCGACCATTTCGGCGACAACGCCTCCATGGCGCCCGACAAGGCCGAGCGCATCCGCCAGGTGCTGGTGGCGGGCGCCGCCGACACCGGCGGCGGCAAAGCGGGGTCCAAGGCCCTGCGCGGAGTCAGATCGAACGAGGTGCCGCTGCGCATCACCGAACTACCCCGCTTTCAGCGCAAGCATGACCGGATTCCCGAACGGGAGTGGAAGCGGCCGGAGGTGAAGACCAAGTCCAATTGCGTCGCTTGTCACCGGGGGGCCGATCAAGGGTCCTACGAGGACGAGTGAGGGATCGCCCACCCTTCCCCCTTCCGGGTGGGCAAAGTGCGGGGGCCGGCGTTCGGGAGGGATGAGCTCCGGGTGCCGGTCCCCGTTACTCGATCCATTCGCCCTTATAGACGCCCCAGATCTCGTCGCGCTTGAACCAGCCTTGAATCTGGTTGATCTCGACGCGGCAGAAGTCGCGGTTGCGCGGACATTGCAGCAGGCGGCCCAGCACCCCGGGCTCCACCAGGGCCAGGGCGTCGGCGTTTTCGGAATCGCCGGCGCGCAGGGTGCGCTGACCGCCCATCACCACCATCATGCGCCGCCCCGACAGCATGGATTGGTGCAGCCAGCCCTCGGTGCCCTGCCAGTCGCGGATCTTGCGCCAGGCCTCGAACTCGGCGATCACCTCCACCGGCAGGTCCTTGCGCGAATAGATCCAGTCGATGGGATAACGCTGTCCCGGCCCCGCCCGCAGGTTGACCTCGTCCGAGCGCAGGGAGACGAAACGCGGCAGCGGCAGGCCGCTGGCTTCGCCCGCCGACGCGGCCGGCGCAAGGCCCAGCAACACGGCCGCCAGGGCGGTCGCCCCCCATTTACGCATCTCGGCTATCCCCCAACGTCGGCAGTTCATATTCCCTCCGGCGGCGTATTATAAGGTCGGCTCGCCCGACCCGGTCAAGGCGAGCCGGAGTTTGCGTTTTAAAGAACCTCCAACTGGGCTCTGGACAAGGGGTCGCCGAGTTGCTAGGTCGATAGGGAAACGTTCCGGGAGGAGTCAAGAAATGCCCAGCAAGAAGCCCGTCGTCGTGGTCAGCCGCAAGCTGCCCGACGTCATCGAAACCCGGATGATGGAATTGTTCGACACCCGCTTGAACGTCGACGATCATCCCATGACCAAGACGGAACTGATCGAGGCGGTCAAGATCGCCGACGTCCTGGTCCCCACTGTCACCGATCGCATCGATGCGGGCATCCTGTCCCAGGCTGGCCCCAACCTGAAGCTGGTGGCCAATTTCGGCACCGGCGTCGATCACATCGACCTGGCCACCGCCCGCCAGCGGGGCATCACCGTCACCAACACGCCCGGCGTGTTGACCGAGGATAC
It encodes the following:
- a CDS encoding DUF1924 domain-containing protein; translated protein: MNARWEFRLLRLWHAALAGGFLVAYVTADEDTYAMHVFAGYWVVGAIALRLLLALAGSATGPLALPRPRLTWAKPGRNPLFAWMAAILAVGMAVAGVTGIAADLIPPLEDLHEGLAEASLWLVLAHAAIIAWIFQGRRVREMLKGAMPALLAIALLAAPAAFAADAAREAIKAGYAKQAGAGFAGFSAERGRALFESRNSASPDYASCTTCHTGDPTRYGQHAKTGRAIQPVAVSANPKRFTDAAKVEERFDRDCQTVLGRACTATEKGDYIAYMESK
- a CDS encoding diheme cytochrome c, with amino-acid sequence MMKRMILAAALTLAALPARADQVRPLTDPETVKACGECHMAFQPAFLPARSWTSMMGQLSDHFGDNASMAPDKAERIRQVLVAGAADTGGGKAGSKALRGVRSNEVPLRITELPRFQRKHDRIPEREWKRPEVKTKSNCVACHRGADQGSYEDE
- a CDS encoding SH3 domain-containing protein, whose product is MRKWGATALAAVLLGLAPAASAGEASGLPLPRFVSLRSDEVNLRAGPGQRYPIDWIYSRKDLPVEVIAEFEAWRKIRDWQGTEGWLHQSMLSGRRMMVVMGGQRTLRAGDSENADALALVEPGVLGRLLQCPRNRDFCRVEINQIQGWFKRDEIWGVYKGEWIE